In one window of Maribacter sp. BPC-D8 DNA:
- a CDS encoding DUF3570 domain-containing protein, which yields MKILKITVSVAALFAFTISYAQQAQDSVKTYKKRVLETTEVDFLTSYYSQDGDNAAVSGGLGTEELTDFTGTFVVAIPLNDDDVLTIDAGVSAYTSASSSNVDPFDGGEPADPFVASSGASSSDTWASISGSYSHSSDDRNTIVSGKVSASREYDYTSLGFGGGLTKLFNEKNTEVSVNANVYLDKWNALYPSELRPFASGANGLANGLFSNNTITGNTNYAPIFNEFSDESRNSYSVGLGFSQILSKNLQGSLALDFIQQDGLLSTPFQRVYFSDVADSFIENFQLADAIEQLPDSRFKVAAGGRLNWYINETFVVRSFYRYYYDDWGINSHTASVEVPIKLTDKFTIYPSYRYYQQSAADYFFGYEEAVSTDTFYTSDYDLSKYSANQFGMGVSYTDIFTKMHIWKLGLKSIDLKFYKYDRDTTFSSSIVTAGFKFVLD from the coding sequence ATGAAAATATTAAAAATAACAGTTTCTGTAGCAGCATTATTCGCATTTACGATAAGCTACGCACAGCAAGCTCAAGATTCTGTAAAGACCTATAAAAAGCGTGTTTTAGAAACTACCGAGGTAGATTTTTTAACAAGTTATTATTCACAAGATGGTGATAATGCTGCGGTAAGTGGCGGTTTAGGTACCGAAGAGTTAACCGATTTTACGGGTACGTTCGTAGTTGCGATTCCTTTAAACGACGATGATGTTCTTACCATAGATGCTGGTGTTTCGGCATATACATCTGCTTCTTCGAGTAATGTAGATCCTTTTGATGGTGGCGAACCAGCAGATCCGTTTGTAGCAAGTTCTGGTGCTTCTAGTTCAGATACTTGGGCAAGTATATCTGGTTCTTATAGTCATAGTTCAGACGATAGAAATACCATAGTTTCAGGTAAAGTATCCGCGTCCAGAGAATATGATTATACCTCTTTAGGTTTCGGTGGCGGATTGACAAAATTATTCAATGAAAAGAATACAGAGGTCAGTGTAAATGCAAATGTTTATTTAGATAAATGGAATGCTTTATATCCATCAGAATTAAGACCTTTCGCGAGTGGAGCAAATGGTTTAGCGAATGGGCTTTTTAGTAATAATACAATTACGGGCAATACTAATTACGCTCCTATATTCAATGAGTTTTCAGATGAATCAAGAAATTCTTATTCCGTCGGATTAGGATTTTCACAAATTCTGAGTAAGAATCTCCAAGGTTCATTGGCATTAGATTTTATTCAACAAGATGGTTTGTTGTCTACTCCGTTTCAACGTGTGTACTTCAGCGATGTAGCAGATTCGTTTATTGAAAATTTTCAATTGGCAGATGCTATAGAACAGTTACCAGATAGTCGATTTAAAGTAGCTGCAGGCGGTCGTTTAAACTGGTATATCAATGAAACATTTGTGGTAAGAAGCTTCTATCGCTATTACTATGATGATTGGGGTATCAACTCGCATACGGCAAGTGTAGAGGTACCTATTAAGCTTACCGATAAGTTTACTATTTATCCATCTTACAGATATTATCAGCAATCTGCAGCTGATTATTTCTTTGGTTATGAGGAAGCAGTATCAACCGATACCTTTTATACGTCAGATTATGATTTGTCAAAATACTCGGCAAACCAATTTGGAATGGGAGTTTCCTACACAGATATTTTTACCAAGATGCATATCTGGAAACTCGGTCTTAAAAGTATAGATCTAAAGTTCTACAAATATGATAGAGATACTACGTTTAGTTCTAGTATCGTCACCGCAGGCTTTAAGTTTGTTTTGGATTAA
- a CDS encoding (2Fe-2S)-binding protein: MANFSLKVNGQTQEVDVDPTTPMLWVLRDHLKLVGTKFGCGIAQCGACTVHLGDNAVRSCQLPVSAVGEQSITTIEGLSENGDHPVQKAWLEEDVYQCGYCQAGQIMNASAFLKRNPNPTDTEIEDAMNGNICRCGTYTRIKKAIKNASSISNA; the protein is encoded by the coding sequence ATGGCAAATTTCAGTTTAAAAGTTAATGGACAAACCCAAGAAGTTGATGTAGATCCCACTACCCCAATGCTTTGGGTATTACGGGATCATTTAAAATTGGTAGGCACAAAATTTGGTTGTGGTATTGCACAATGTGGTGCATGTACCGTTCACTTGGGCGATAATGCTGTACGTTCTTGCCAACTACCAGTTTCTGCGGTAGGCGAACAATCGATTACTACAATTGAGGGACTTTCTGAAAACGGAGATCATCCGGTTCAAAAGGCTTGGTTAGAAGAAGATGTATACCAATGTGGCTATTGCCAGGCCGGTCAAATTATGAATGCTAGTGCCTTTTTAAAACGAAACCCTAATCCTACTGATACTGAAATTGAAGATGCTATGAACGGTAATATCTGTCGTTGTGGTACTTATACGCGAATTAAGAAAGCAATTAAAAATGCTTCAAGTATTTCTAACGCGTAA
- the sbnA gene encoding 2,3-diaminopropionate biosynthesis protein SbnA: MITQHISETVSESIINTIGNTPLVQLNRIFKQNKFNLFGKLEAANPGGSIKDRTSLFILQQALADGRIKKGDTVIESSSGNMAVGLAQACLYYGLKLIVVVDPKLNSHTEKILNTYGARIEKVTEPKDNGGFLAARLERVQYLLISIPNSFWSNQYGNKDNPLTHHKTMTEMMNSLHGKLDYLFVATSTCGTLMGCADYIHENNLDTKIIAVDAVGSVLFGGPPLKRLIPGHGAGVPSQFLDTNKIHDYIYVDDVDCARGCWSLLENESILCGGSSGGMISAVKKYSKHIEEGSNCALFLCDRGERYLDTIYNKEWLLNKLPESRNAFTPIGGW, encoded by the coding sequence ATGATTACGCAACATATATCAGAAACTGTTTCTGAATCCATAATAAATACTATAGGCAATACGCCTTTGGTACAACTCAATAGAATTTTTAAACAAAATAAATTCAACCTTTTTGGTAAGCTAGAAGCTGCAAACCCTGGCGGAAGTATTAAAGATAGAACGTCACTTTTTATTTTACAACAAGCTCTTGCTGATGGTAGAATTAAAAAAGGAGATACAGTAATAGAATCTAGCTCAGGTAATATGGCGGTAGGTTTGGCGCAGGCATGTTTATATTATGGTCTTAAGTTGATTGTGGTAGTAGATCCGAAATTAAATTCGCACACCGAAAAAATTCTGAATACATATGGTGCTCGCATAGAAAAAGTTACCGAACCAAAAGATAATGGCGGTTTTTTAGCAGCAAGATTAGAAAGGGTTCAATACCTATTAATTAGTATACCCAATAGTTTTTGGTCGAATCAATATGGCAATAAAGACAATCCGTTAACGCATCATAAAACGATGACAGAGATGATGAATTCTCTACATGGAAAGTTAGATTACCTATTTGTGGCAACCAGTACCTGTGGTACTTTAATGGGTTGTGCAGATTATATTCATGAAAACAATCTTGACACTAAAATTATTGCGGTTGATGCGGTAGGGAGTGTGCTTTTTGGTGGTCCGCCATTGAAAAGATTAATTCCTGGTCATGGGGCAGGGGTACCTTCTCAATTTTTAGATACGAATAAAATTCATGATTACATCTATGTAGATGATGTAGACTGTGCAAGAGGCTGTTGGTCATTATTAGAAAACGAATCTATTTTATGCGGCGGTTCTTCTGGTGGTATGATCAGTGCCGTAAAAAAGTATAGTAAGCATATTGAAGAAGGTAGTAATTGTGCACTGTTCTTATGTGATCGTGGAGAGCGCTATTTAGATACTATTTATAACAAAGAGTGGTTGTTGAATAAACTTCCAGAAAGTAGAAACGCATTTACACCAATTGGTGGGTGGTAA
- a CDS encoding FAD/NAD(P)-binding protein, giving the protein MDYDTIYKIGIIGFGPKGFYGFERLIAYLNEAKILKSIEVHIFNNTAFLASGDVYRTDQPAYLIMNYANRNINSWVLKEPFSIASSTPDFVTWLTAKGHAEAAAGKYAPRALVGSYLADCYQLVLEQLPKNVKVFTHIGKVTDMIKQNENYQVFYTDRKSGEQDVIACNNALFTTGHHSFKSHKPESVISDHKIDFIYPTDQKLSPVTPQSLVAIKGFGLTAIDAILALTEGKGGTFKKNDKGILKYIPSEKEPYKIYTFSRTGLPMVPRNGSPTLETRLQFFTKEVVQDLKGNKPISFNSTLLPIIQKEFYYAFYSVLFKNQGHQFYYDKDFTVMENQAQYFHEDYPETPVFNWETIVNPFKDEPILSSVVLQVYVEFLIDAAKLGEDKSPFMAAVATWRKISPIFNELYSFGGLDAESQKEFDTYYFGLFNRLSYGPPVKNMQKILALCKAGILDFSYVKSANVTQNSENNNFTIQVENGQATEVNYLINATIARAKESGFENELYQNLSKNGLIREFENTNYMPGCLEINDKGNPVSGTGIVNKDITFYGTPTEGITCDNDTLSRTRNDFATDWAKETCTAILKRDGRTENYDRTENVL; this is encoded by the coding sequence ATGGACTACGATACAATATATAAGATTGGAATTATAGGTTTCGGACCTAAGGGTTTTTATGGTTTTGAAAGATTGATAGCTTATTTGAATGAAGCTAAAATTTTAAAGTCGATAGAAGTTCATATTTTCAACAACACAGCTTTTTTGGCATCTGGCGATGTATATAGAACAGATCAGCCAGCGTATTTAATAATGAATTATGCCAACCGTAATATCAATAGTTGGGTATTAAAAGAGCCTTTTTCAATAGCTAGTTCTACACCAGACTTTGTAACATGGTTGACAGCAAAAGGTCACGCCGAGGCAGCTGCGGGTAAGTATGCTCCTAGAGCTTTAGTAGGTAGCTATTTGGCAGATTGTTATCAATTGGTATTAGAACAATTACCAAAGAATGTGAAGGTGTTTACTCATATTGGTAAGGTTACCGATATGATAAAGCAAAACGAAAATTATCAAGTATTTTATACGGATAGGAAAAGCGGGGAGCAAGATGTTATTGCTTGTAACAATGCTCTATTTACAACCGGTCACCATTCCTTTAAATCTCATAAACCTGAAAGTGTAATTTCAGATCATAAGATTGATTTTATTTATCCGACGGATCAAAAATTGAGTCCGGTTACACCGCAATCATTAGTGGCTATAAAAGGATTCGGATTAACCGCTATAGATGCAATTTTAGCATTGACCGAGGGTAAAGGAGGTACATTTAAAAAGAATGATAAGGGAATTTTAAAATATATTCCATCAGAAAAAGAGCCTTATAAAATATATACGTTCTCAAGAACAGGTTTGCCCATGGTGCCCAGAAATGGTTCACCAACTTTAGAAACAAGACTTCAATTTTTTACAAAAGAAGTAGTTCAAGACTTGAAAGGGAATAAACCTATTAGTTTTAATAGTACCCTTTTACCAATAATACAAAAGGAGTTTTATTACGCATTCTATAGTGTTTTGTTCAAAAACCAGGGACATCAGTTTTACTATGATAAAGATTTTACGGTGATGGAAAATCAGGCTCAATATTTTCATGAAGATTACCCTGAGACTCCGGTTTTCAATTGGGAAACTATTGTAAATCCGTTTAAAGACGAGCCTATTTTATCATCTGTAGTACTACAAGTTTATGTCGAGTTTCTAATCGATGCAGCAAAACTGGGTGAAGATAAAAGTCCGTTTATGGCAGCAGTCGCTACGTGGCGAAAAATAAGTCCGATATTCAATGAACTCTATAGTTTTGGAGGCTTAGATGCAGAATCTCAAAAGGAATTCGATACCTATTATTTCGGACTCTTCAATAGATTGTCTTACGGTCCACCAGTTAAGAATATGCAAAAAATATTAGCATTATGCAAAGCAGGAATTTTAGATTTCTCGTATGTAAAATCGGCAAATGTCACACAAAATAGTGAGAACAATAATTTTACTATACAGGTAGAAAACGGGCAAGCAACTGAAGTAAACTATTTGATAAATGCTACAATAGCAAGAGCAAAAGAAAGTGGCTTTGAAAACGAACTATATCAAAATTTAAGTAAAAACGGACTTATACGTGAGTTCGAGAATACAAATTATATGCCTGGCTGTTTAGAAATAAATGACAAGGGAAATCCGGTTTCGGGAACAGGAATCGTGAATAAGGATATTACTTTTTATGGTACGCCAACAGAAGGTATCACGTGCGATAATGACACCTTGTCAAGAACTAGAAACGATTTTGCAACAGACTGGGCAAAAGAAACGTGCACTGCAATTTTAAAAAGAGATGGAAGAACAGAAAATTATGATAGAACAGAAAATGTACTATAA
- a CDS encoding xanthine dehydrogenase family protein molybdopterin-binding subunit: protein MTFIKTTYNRRSFLKSGSLAGGGMILGFSWLASCKPTPEQVSNIPKEWFDINSFLKIGDNGMVTIMSPNPEIGQNVKTSMPMIVADELGVDWKNVIVEQAPLNTDIFQRQLAGGSQSIRVGWSGLRMAGATARHMLVAAAADTWQVDASEITVVAGVISHTASNNSAGFGDMASKAATMPVPEEVKLKETNDFDIIGTDRRNVDGPNIITGKPLFGIDIQEEGMMIAMIVHPPAFGMTYKSMNADAVKSMPGIKDVFPIDVYKDDTEKQWSDAGGIDKLVAIVGESTWQCMQAKKALNVEWEESSALESTEGHDAALTKLLNTSSKQPARKDGNVASAFKKADKVIERTYSAPFLAHNTMEPMNFYADVTAERALFNGPIQTPEFLEKTLASRLGMPVEKIDIKMSRMGGGFGRRLYGTFGVEAAVISQHMKAPIKLVYTREDDMTQGTYRPTYKVKYKAGLDKEGNLIAWHVKGAGSNDDLLFENRFPAGAVDNYLAEKFSLETNVTTGAWRAPRSNFVAGAEQAFLDEVAETAGKDPIEFRLELFDRAIKNPVGEPEKNDYDPVRYAGVLKLVRDKAGWDGSKKNGAARGVSAYYCHNSYVAQVLDLATDTKSPKVTKVWCAVDCGIVINPMAAKNQIEGGIIDGIGHATYSEMTFEDGKPQHKNFDTYRLIRHKEAPKEIESFFVDNGIDPTGLGEPSLPPIIGALANALYKATGQRHYNQPFITEKSVIG from the coding sequence ATGACATTCATTAAAACAACATATAATAGACGTTCTTTCTTAAAAAGCGGTTCGCTTGCCGGTGGCGGTATGATTTTAGGCTTCAGTTGGCTAGCATCATGTAAACCAACCCCTGAGCAAGTAAGCAACATACCAAAAGAATGGTTCGATATTAATAGCTTTCTTAAAATTGGAGATAACGGCATGGTGACGATTATGTCGCCTAATCCAGAAATAGGACAGAATGTAAAGACCTCTATGCCCATGATCGTCGCAGATGAACTTGGTGTAGATTGGAAAAATGTAATCGTTGAACAAGCGCCTTTAAATACCGATATTTTTCAAAGACAATTGGCAGGTGGTAGTCAATCTATTCGTGTTGGTTGGTCAGGTTTAAGAATGGCAGGTGCTACTGCAAGACACATGTTAGTTGCCGCAGCTGCCGATACTTGGCAGGTTGATGCTTCTGAAATTACAGTTGTTGCCGGAGTTATAAGTCACACCGCATCAAATAATTCAGCCGGATTTGGTGACATGGCTTCAAAGGCAGCAACGATGCCTGTACCTGAAGAGGTAAAACTTAAAGAGACAAATGATTTTGATATCATTGGAACGGATAGACGTAATGTTGATGGTCCAAATATTATAACCGGAAAGCCTTTATTCGGAATAGATATTCAAGAAGAAGGTATGATGATCGCCATGATCGTGCATCCACCTGCGTTTGGTATGACGTATAAATCGATGAATGCCGATGCCGTTAAATCTATGCCAGGTATTAAAGACGTTTTCCCTATTGATGTATATAAAGATGATACGGAGAAACAATGGTCTGATGCCGGTGGTATCGATAAGCTTGTAGCTATTGTAGGCGAATCTACTTGGCAATGCATGCAGGCTAAAAAAGCATTAAATGTGGAGTGGGAAGAATCTTCGGCTTTAGAAAGTACAGAAGGGCATGATGCAGCATTGACAAAATTATTGAACACTTCTTCTAAACAACCTGCTCGTAAAGATGGTAATGTAGCTAGTGCATTTAAAAAAGCAGATAAGGTTATAGAACGCACATACAGTGCTCCTTTTTTAGCGCACAATACTATGGAACCTATGAACTTTTACGCAGATGTTACTGCTGAAAGAGCTTTGTTCAACGGACCAATACAAACTCCTGAGTTTTTAGAAAAGACCCTGGCTTCTAGATTAGGTATGCCTGTGGAGAAAATTGATATTAAAATGAGCCGTATGGGTGGTGGATTTGGTCGTCGTCTATATGGAACTTTCGGTGTGGAAGCTGCGGTAATTTCTCAACACATGAAAGCACCAATAAAATTGGTGTATACACGTGAAGATGATATGACCCAAGGTACATACCGCCCAACATATAAAGTAAAGTATAAAGCAGGTTTAGATAAAGAAGGTAATTTAATTGCTTGGCATGTTAAAGGTGCGGGATCTAATGACGATTTGCTTTTTGAAAATAGATTTCCGGCAGGTGCTGTCGATAACTACCTAGCTGAAAAATTCAGTTTAGAAACCAATGTTACCACAGGGGCGTGGCGTGCACCACGTTCTAACTTTGTTGCCGGTGCAGAACAAGCATTTTTAGATGAAGTTGCTGAGACTGCTGGTAAAGACCCAATAGAATTTAGACTAGAGCTATTTGATAGAGCAATTAAAAACCCTGTTGGTGAACCTGAAAAGAACGATTACGATCCAGTGCGTTATGCAGGTGTTCTTAAATTAGTGAGAGATAAAGCTGGTTGGGACGGAAGTAAGAAAAACGGTGCCGCAAGAGGTGTTTCTGCTTATTACTGCCATAACTCTTATGTTGCGCAAGTTTTAGACCTAGCAACAGATACAAAATCACCAAAGGTTACCAAAGTATGGTGTGCCGTAGATTGCGGAATTGTCATTAACCCTATGGCTGCTAAAAATCAAATTGAAGGAGGAATCATCGATGGTATTGGTCACGCTACCTATAGCGAAATGACTTTTGAAGATGGTAAACCTCAACATAAGAATTTTGATACCTATCGCCTAATACGACATAAAGAAGCACCGAAAGAAATTGAAAGCTTTTTTGTGGATAATGGAATAGATCCTACTGGTTTAGGAGAGCCATCTTTGCCTCCGATTATCGGAGCTTTGGCGAATGCCCTTTATAAAGCTACAGGTCAAAGACATTACAATCAACCATTTATTACTGAAAAATCGGTAATTGGCTAA
- a CDS encoding Y4yA family PLP-dependent enzyme yields the protein MEEQKIMIEQKMYYKGKPKNELTPITSNWMHELFNDQAVLRGLVERYGSPINVHHLPSFNQNCESYKQVFESYGLKYRIFYARKANKSKGLVKQAFASGIGVDTASFKELEQSLSLGGNSENLVLTAAIKTEAQIELAINTGVPIILDNEDECRLTQAVAARIGKKANVGFRISGFNVDGEKLYSRFGFDVVEVVDFIGSYVGENKTFNLLEVTGLHFHLDSYSTYQRSVSLIASIKIVSTLKEKGYSVSFIDIGGGILMNYLEDEKQWSSFNKNLKEAVLTQHNDITFNDNGLGFRLEDGELRGKLNTYPYFNNINKGSFMREVLDFMDDASGLSVASLLLQNEIEIRIEPGRSLLDQVGMTVAKVIHRKKDAKGQWLVGLEMNMSQMMSSSSDFLLDPYMLYNSEVKEDESVDVFFTGAYCLERDVLLKRKITLPRLPEIGEYVAFVNTAGYMMHFFETEAHLFELSTNLLFTGSNEKLSFFQFIDDNKIVLE from the coding sequence ATGGAAGAACAGAAAATTATGATAGAACAGAAAATGTACTATAAAGGAAAACCTAAGAATGAACTAACACCGATTACCTCGAATTGGATGCATGAACTGTTCAATGATCAAGCAGTGTTACGAGGGTTGGTTGAACGTTATGGTTCGCCAATAAACGTACATCATTTACCGTCTTTCAATCAAAATTGCGAAAGCTACAAGCAGGTTTTTGAATCGTACGGATTAAAATATAGAATTTTCTACGCTAGAAAAGCGAACAAATCTAAAGGTTTGGTAAAGCAAGCATTTGCGTCGGGCATAGGTGTAGATACTGCCAGTTTTAAAGAATTGGAACAGTCATTATCGTTGGGCGGAAATTCTGAAAATTTAGTATTGACAGCGGCTATAAAAACAGAGGCTCAAATTGAGTTAGCTATAAACACAGGCGTACCTATTATTTTAGATAATGAAGATGAGTGTAGGTTAACGCAAGCCGTTGCTGCAAGAATTGGTAAAAAAGCAAATGTAGGTTTTCGCATTAGCGGATTTAATGTTGATGGAGAAAAGCTATATAGTCGATTTGGCTTTGATGTAGTTGAGGTTGTTGATTTTATAGGCTCTTATGTAGGTGAGAACAAAACTTTTAATTTATTAGAAGTAACCGGACTTCATTTTCATTTAGATAGTTATTCTACCTATCAGCGAAGTGTAAGTTTAATAGCTAGTATAAAGATTGTTTCAACCTTAAAAGAAAAAGGATATTCGGTTTCATTTATTGATATAGGTGGTGGTATTTTAATGAACTATTTAGAGGATGAAAAGCAATGGTCGAGCTTCAATAAAAATTTAAAGGAAGCTGTGTTAACACAGCATAATGATATTACTTTTAATGATAATGGACTAGGTTTTAGACTAGAAGATGGTGAGCTGAGAGGAAAATTGAATACCTACCCTTATTTCAATAATATAAATAAAGGTTCTTTTATGCGAGAAGTGCTAGATTTTATGGATGATGCATCCGGATTATCGGTGGCTTCTTTATTGCTTCAAAACGAGATTGAAATCCGTATTGAACCAGGTCGTTCTTTATTAGATCAAGTAGGTATGACGGTAGCGAAAGTCATCCATAGAAAAAAAGATGCCAAAGGTCAATGGTTGGTGGGCTTAGAAATGAATATGAGCCAGATGATGAGTTCTAGCTCCGATTTTCTATTGGATCCGTATATGTTGTATAATTCAGAAGTAAAGGAAGATGAGTCTGTTGATGTATTTTTTACCGGAGCCTATTGTTTAGAAAGAGATGTGTTGTTAAAACGAAAAATTACTCTACCAAGATTACCAGAAATAGGGGAGTATGTAGCTTTTGTAAATACAGCAGGTTATATGATGCACTTTTTTGAAACCGAAGCACACCTTTTCGAACTGTCTACAAATTTGCTATTTACGGGGTCAAATGAGAAACTATCATTTTTTCAGTTTATTGATGATAATAAGATAGTGTTAGAATAA
- the mqo gene encoding malate dehydrogenase (quinone): MELRKEYDLICVGAGIMSATLALLVKQLKPDLKVLIVERLDKVAQESSAAWNNAGTGHSALCELNYTPEDEEGHVNIKKAIDICTQFETSKQYWSFLVAEGLIKDPKSFITPVPHHSWVKGKDNADYLENRYKAFKEHFMFDTIEFTRAVDKMKEWFPLMMHGRTEDEVMAASRINRGTEMNYGSLTEQLFDILEKEYDTKVLFNTEVEDIDPDHDVEWLVKMENLNTGVKNTVDSEHVFIGAGGGSLLLLQKVEIEEKDGYGGFPVSGEWLVCKNPDIINQHNAKVYSKAGIGDPPMSVPHLDTRYINGKRELLFGPFAGFSPKFLKEGSYLDLLKSINFDNIPSMWGVFWHNLPLTKYLVEQVAMSFEDRMDSLRVFLKDAKSEDWEIMVAGQRVQTIKKDEFEGGSLEFGTQLVHSKDGRITCLLGASPGASTSVKIMLDVLEKAFPEIMESKFGKAQLNKMVPFYKKEVTKDLFEKELARVTNDLDL, translated from the coding sequence ATGGAATTGAGAAAAGAATATGACCTTATTTGTGTAGGTGCAGGTATCATGAGTGCTACGTTAGCCTTATTGGTAAAACAGTTAAAGCCAGATCTTAAAGTGCTGATCGTTGAACGATTAGATAAAGTAGCACAAGAAAGTTCTGCAGCCTGGAACAATGCCGGTACAGGTCACTCTGCCTTATGTGAACTTAATTATACACCCGAAGATGAAGAGGGTCATGTGAATATAAAAAAGGCGATAGATATTTGTACGCAATTTGAAACCTCTAAACAATATTGGTCTTTTTTGGTAGCTGAAGGACTCATTAAAGATCCAAAATCATTTATTACCCCCGTGCCACATCACAGCTGGGTAAAAGGGAAAGACAATGCCGACTACCTTGAAAATCGATATAAAGCTTTTAAAGAGCATTTCATGTTCGATACCATTGAGTTTACCAGAGCGGTAGATAAAATGAAGGAGTGGTTTCCGTTGATGATGCATGGCAGAACTGAAGATGAGGTTATGGCAGCTTCTAGAATTAATAGAGGAACAGAAATGAATTATGGTTCGCTAACTGAGCAATTATTCGATATTCTAGAAAAGGAGTATGATACTAAGGTGTTGTTCAATACCGAAGTAGAAGATATTGATCCCGATCATGATGTAGAGTGGTTGGTGAAAATGGAAAATCTAAATACAGGTGTCAAGAATACTGTAGATTCCGAGCATGTCTTTATAGGTGCTGGTGGTGGTAGTTTGTTATTGTTACAAAAAGTAGAGATAGAAGAAAAGGATGGTTATGGTGGTTTCCCGGTAAGTGGGGAGTGGCTGGTATGTAAAAATCCAGATATAATTAATCAGCATAATGCCAAGGTGTATAGCAAAGCAGGTATTGGAGATCCACCAATGTCGGTACCACATTTAGATACTAGATATATCAATGGAAAAAGAGAATTACTTTTTGGTCCGTTTGCAGGGTTTAGTCCCAAGTTTTTAAAAGAAGGCTCATATTTAGATTTATTAAAATCCATCAATTTTGATAATATTCCATCTATGTGGGGAGTTTTCTGGCACAATTTACCACTAACGAAATATTTGGTAGAACAAGTAGCCATGAGTTTTGAAGATAGAATGGATTCATTAAGAGTATTTCTTAAAGATGCCAAAAGCGAAGATTGGGAGATAATGGTTGCCGGTCAACGGGTACAAACAATTAAGAAAGATGAGTTTGAGGGTGGTTCTCTAGAGTTTGGAACTCAGTTAGTACATAGTAAAGATGGTAGAATTACCTGTCTATTAGGTGCTTCGCCAGGTGCATCTACTTCTGTGAAGATTATGTTAGATGTATTGGAAAAAGCTTTTCCAGAAATAATGGAGTCTAAGTTTGGTAAAGCTCAACTGAATAAAATGGTTCCTTTCTATAAAAAAGAGGTTACCAAAGATTTGTTCGAAAAAGAGCTAGCCCGTGTAACAAATGATTTAGATTTATAA
- a CDS encoding DUF6268 family outer membrane beta-barrel protein translates to MRFKLPLFFLFIVSFTTQAQLSDLARLDFTFIPNKGSDVEYTRSRFLVNYPVKLKKEGQYLFLGVDYSNVHLRFKDDELPFDRDLLNDFKLLDFTIGFTKPLKNGWRLGVRLQPGISTNDEAKHLSSEDLVFSGDVVFIKKFENNIDKPSRLIVGLSYSQNRGYVFPLPFISYYKKFRPDWSFNIGVPKSNLQYHLAEKHRFKLYTQLDGFTSNIQNGALVNGNEYAEIINMSLINGGLQYEYHFTDHLQLDLRAAYNFNLNNKLKDGSNNTLLTIDNDSRSYFRAVLRFKI, encoded by the coding sequence ATGCGGTTTAAATTACCTTTATTCTTTCTTTTCATAGTTAGCTTTACTACGCAAGCGCAGTTAAGCGATTTAGCACGGTTAGATTTTACATTTATCCCTAATAAAGGATCAGATGTAGAGTATACACGCTCAAGATTTCTTGTAAATTATCCAGTAAAACTCAAGAAAGAAGGTCAGTATTTATTTTTAGGAGTTGATTATAGCAACGTTCATCTTCGTTTTAAAGATGATGAGCTGCCTTTTGATAGGGACTTATTAAATGATTTTAAACTTTTAGATTTCACCATAGGATTTACAAAACCTTTAAAAAATGGATGGCGTTTGGGCGTGCGTCTTCAGCCTGGTATTAGTACAAATGATGAAGCAAAGCATTTATCATCAGAAGATCTTGTTTTTTCAGGTGATGTTGTATTTATAAAAAAGTTTGAAAATAATATAGATAAGCCATCTCGTTTAATTGTCGGATTATCCTATTCACAAAATAGGGGCTATGTATTTCCATTGCCGTTCATTAGCTATTATAAAAAGTTTAGACCCGACTGGTCTTTTAATATTGGTGTTCCAAAGTCTAATTTACAGTATCATCTTGCAGAAAAACATCGTTTCAAATTATACACACAATTAGATGGTTTTACCTCGAACATTCAAAATGGGGCTTTGGTAAATGGTAATGAATATGCAGAAATAATAAATATGTCTTTAATAAATGGTGGCCTACAGTATGAGTATCATTTTACGGATCATCTACAATTAGATTTACGTGCTGCTTATAATTTCAATTTAAATAATAAACTAAAAGACGGTAGTAATAACACGCTACTTACCATAGATAACGATTCTAGAAGCTATTTTAGAGCAGTTTTAAGATTCAAAATATAA